A single region of the Gemmata palustris genome encodes:
- a CDS encoding IS4 family transposase → MNPLPKSFGAQEFGDVELGDVRRTRRLVALADACACAPGHALPDKFHDPSGYQGALRLLRSPHVTHAAVLAPHQARTLDRAEAHTGTVLIVHDTTDLDFSGHRTLAPQLGPIGNGGGRGLLCHNSLAVDSGTGEILGLVAQQLHVRVPVGKNESRGTKRARATRESRLWTRALDEIGPAPGANRWVHVADRGADAFEFVSRLARTGERFVVRAQHDRSLGPGAKLFATARATPPVGAWELELPPTRARAGCRAQVRASLTTVTVPPPHNRKGEYPALPIRVHVVRVWEPDPGAGADPVEWLLLTSEPVTDVPGLRRVAHWYRTRWVIEEYHKGLKTGAGIERLQLDPRGALDPAIGVLSVVAVALVNLRQLASGSGGADRPAHEVVPGRWVEVLSTWRYKAPRALSAEAFVQALARLGGWIPRKQPPGWLVLWRGWTRLHAFLEFEAAIPKM, encoded by the coding sequence ATGAATCCGTTACCGAAATCGTTCGGGGCTCAGGAGTTCGGTGATGTGGAGCTGGGGGACGTGCGGCGCACGCGCCGGCTCGTGGCCCTCGCCGATGCGTGCGCGTGCGCTCCGGGCCACGCGCTCCCGGACAAGTTCCACGACCCGAGCGGTTACCAGGGTGCGTTGCGCCTGCTCCGGAGTCCGCACGTCACGCACGCGGCCGTGCTCGCCCCGCACCAGGCGCGCACCCTGGACCGGGCCGAGGCCCACACGGGCACGGTACTCATCGTTCACGACACCACGGACCTGGACTTCTCCGGGCACCGGACCCTGGCCCCACAACTCGGACCCATCGGTAACGGGGGCGGGCGCGGGCTCCTGTGCCACAACAGCCTCGCGGTCGACTCCGGGACCGGGGAGATCCTGGGCCTGGTGGCCCAACAGCTCCACGTGCGCGTGCCCGTGGGGAAGAACGAGTCCCGGGGCACCAAGCGCGCGCGGGCGACCCGGGAGAGCCGCCTGTGGACCCGGGCCCTCGACGAGATCGGGCCGGCCCCGGGCGCGAACCGGTGGGTCCACGTGGCGGACCGGGGGGCCGATGCGTTCGAGTTCGTGTCCCGGTTGGCGCGCACCGGTGAGCGGTTCGTGGTGCGCGCCCAACACGACCGGTCCTTGGGCCCGGGGGCCAAGCTGTTCGCTACGGCACGGGCCACGCCCCCGGTGGGCGCGTGGGAGCTCGAGTTGCCCCCCACCCGAGCCCGCGCGGGGTGCCGAGCGCAGGTGCGCGCGAGCCTCACGACGGTGACCGTGCCCCCGCCCCACAACCGCAAGGGCGAGTACCCGGCGCTCCCGATCCGGGTCCACGTGGTGCGCGTGTGGGAGCCGGACCCGGGGGCCGGGGCGGACCCCGTGGAGTGGTTGCTGTTGACCTCGGAACCGGTGACGGACGTGCCCGGGTTGCGCCGGGTCGCGCACTGGTACCGAACCCGGTGGGTGATCGAGGAGTACCACAAGGGCCTGAAGACGGGCGCGGGGATCGAGCGCTTGCAGCTCGATCCCCGCGGGGCCCTGGACCCGGCGATCGGGGTGCTCAGCGTGGTCGCGGTGGCCCTGGTGAACCTGCGCCAACTGGCTTCGGGTTCGGGCGGTGCGGACCGACCGGCACACGAGGTGGTCCCGGGGCGCTGGGTCGAGGTGCTCAGCACGTGGCGCTATAAGGCCCCGCGCGCGTTGAGCGCCGAGGCGTTCGTGCAGGCCCTGGCCCGGTTGGGTGGGTGGATCCCGCGCAAGCAACCACCCGGGTGGCTCGTCCTCTGGCGCGGATGGACGAGGCTACACGCCTTCCTCGAATTCGAGGCCGCAATACCAAAGATGTGA
- a CDS encoding FeoB-associated Cys-rich membrane protein, whose translation MSTTLQFVTVGAVVALAAGYILRATWKTWFRTSKSGCGSGCGKCATSEPEPEVKGRRPLPMA comes from the coding sequence ATGTCCACAACACTTCAGTTCGTCACGGTTGGTGCGGTCGTCGCGCTCGCGGCCGGTTACATTCTGCGTGCGACGTGGAAGACGTGGTTCCGCACGTCGAAATCCGGTTGCGGTTCGGGTTGCGGCAAGTGTGCGACTTCCGAACCGGAACCCGAAGTGAAAGGCCGGCGCCCGCTCCCGATGGCGTGA